In Candidatus Zixiibacteriota bacterium, one genomic interval encodes:
- a CDS encoding radical SAM protein — protein sequence MLNRGRVRYLRVSLLDSCNLNCFYCRPDSQSTHKEVGSQPPEMFERSIELLHQLGVRKVRFTGGEPTLYKQLPRLIAFTRSLGDSHHIALTSNGLLLHQHARELAAAGLDSINISLDTSERERFKRITGKDAFQQVISGIDAALKYIGTVKLNCVLMRGVNDEDAANMVAFADQRGVDIRFIEFMPSRSEPNRDRRYIAGDEIRARLPYELKPVYSDPAAAARYYESPRLNIRVGFINPVSHPFCRDCDRLRLASDGNLYGCLFSGQSTNLFDLLENDPGSSGEAIATLVRSKKYLGCAQAEQLPSFIRMGG from the coding sequence GTGCTTAACCGAGGGAGGGTCCGCTACCTGCGTGTGTCGTTGCTGGACAGTTGTAATCTGAACTGCTTCTATTGTCGTCCCGACTCTCAGTCGACACACAAAGAGGTCGGCAGCCAACCGCCCGAGATGTTCGAAAGATCCATTGAACTGTTACATCAACTGGGCGTCCGTAAAGTCCGGTTCACCGGCGGTGAACCAACGTTGTACAAGCAGTTACCTCGGTTGATTGCATTTACCCGTAGCCTCGGCGACTCACATCATATCGCTCTCACCAGTAACGGGCTGTTGCTCCATCAACATGCCCGGGAGCTGGCTGCGGCTGGGTTGGACAGCATAAACATCAGCCTGGATACGTCTGAGCGGGAGCGCTTCAAAAGGATCACCGGCAAAGATGCGTTCCAGCAAGTGATCTCAGGTATTGATGCCGCGCTGAAATATATTGGAACGGTCAAGCTCAACTGCGTGCTCATGCGGGGAGTGAACGATGAAGATGCGGCCAACATGGTAGCATTTGCCGATCAACGCGGCGTCGACATACGCTTCATCGAATTCATGCCATCGCGGTCGGAGCCCAACCGTGATCGTAGATACATCGCAGGCGATGAGATTCGCGCTCGGCTGCCATATGAACTCAAACCTGTTTACTCGGACCCAGCCGCCGCGGCTCGTTACTATGAATCTCCACGGTTGAATATCCGGGTTGGGTTCATCAATCCGGTAAGCCATCCTTTCTGCAGAGATTGCGACCGATTGCGCTTGGCCTCCGATGGTAACCTATATGGTTGCCTCTTCTCCGGGCAGTCGACCAATCTCTTCGATCTACTCGAAAATGATCCCGGGTCATCAGGCGAGGCAATTGCGACATTGGTTCGTTCGAAAAAGTATCTCGGTTGTGCTCAAGCCGAACAGTTGCCGTCGTTCATCAGGATGGGCGGATGA
- a CDS encoding molybdenum cofactor guanylyltransferase — MIDTVYILAGGQSRRMGQDKLLMECDGLSFLSRTVQTCRPVFSEVKLVAKQPGKFGQFENEIIYDWPHADGPLAGVVAALEDCRQECCFVTAADLYDLDSEIFGRLIKSYHGEQYFGLLETNGIQPLCGIYHRSALPYLVSQGRAGERCMRKIIAGLDHDMLPVDRRQWRNINRPGDLMAIGDNNG; from the coding sequence ATGATCGACACTGTTTACATACTTGCCGGTGGACAAAGCCGTCGCATGGGACAAGATAAACTACTCATGGAATGCGACGGATTGTCGTTTTTGAGCCGAACGGTCCAGACATGTCGCCCTGTCTTTTCCGAGGTCAAGCTGGTGGCTAAGCAGCCCGGGAAATTCGGACAATTCGAAAACGAGATTATATATGATTGGCCCCACGCCGACGGACCGTTGGCTGGGGTGGTAGCGGCTTTGGAAGATTGCCGGCAGGAGTGCTGTTTTGTCACGGCCGCCGATCTGTATGACCTGGATTCAGAGATTTTCGGGCGTCTGATCAAATCATACCATGGCGAACAGTATTTCGGTTTGCTGGAAACCAACGGAATCCAGCCCCTTTGCGGTATTTATCACCGGTCGGCTCTGCCATATCTTGTATCGCAGGGGAGAGCCGGAGAGAGGTGCATGCGAAAGATCATTGCCGGACTTGATCATGATATGTTGCCGGTTGACCGACGCCAGTGGCGCAATATCAATCGGCCCGGTGACCTGATGGCGATTGGAGATAACAATGGTTGA
- a CDS encoding TonB-dependent receptor: MTTTNSELSWGATLLLTAVIVVAFAPIPVTAGEERDIADLDLQTLLDVVLSASKHEETLEEAPANVFIVTRDMIEDYACRSIAEALSLVPGVHITEGYSHSQIGVRGVSNFGDWNSQIMLLIDGRPTTEQYGGTHSIDVSSVTIGNIDRIEFIKGPASSLYGSNAFFGIINLITAVPEENSLVVNSSYFWDTEHTGNSARLLHQFDNDLSVFVTGSWLDRKGSDLYFKELSVLAEDDLALDDDGYYQYYLDSNSFTGGVAQHMNTMEDLSTTGKIKWRELSLGFRFARTDNGIPHGFYGALFNRPENSVWEQRYSVDLAYSGTVSTGFELTTRLSYNHYSWWDKILYNYYEWEAEPDYLPGPIWKDSELNESYGLETRANVDFSEKNTAVLGAEVQFHKIRHESGEADATGDNIVYDYIPKDNAQNEGQVYNVYAQDEHQLSDKLKLVGGLHFNHYTYTTGKVMPKAAIIFRPNYQSTVKLVASRGFRSPSFYEITFDDGFLFIANEDLEPQLITSYELILSHEFPFGFSAQMAGNLSQMTDLIVQTVIDDTDPAHPGGDYLEEVSQFRNLGEMSTQSVELSLHRSPIYGLGGFANVTYQKATVKGADEDVLAFNSPKWLGNFGLTYQVVPGRFSVSSKVNYVSTLKCWDGSFLDERFVIDANLSFKKVAGFFDAALGVKNILDEEYSVPLNYDYAPTVNIRRPGRSVYAELSTSVGW; the protein is encoded by the coding sequence ATGACTACGACCAATTCTGAGCTTTCCTGGGGAGCGACTTTGCTGCTGACAGCAGTTATAGTCGTTGCGTTTGCTCCGATTCCGGTCACGGCTGGAGAGGAAAGAGACATCGCAGACCTGGATCTGCAGACTTTATTGGACGTCGTCTTGTCGGCGTCCAAACATGAAGAGACGCTTGAGGAAGCGCCGGCCAACGTATTCATCGTTACACGCGATATGATCGAAGACTACGCCTGTCGATCTATTGCCGAGGCCCTGTCATTGGTGCCGGGCGTGCACATCACTGAAGGATACTCTCACTCGCAGATCGGTGTGCGCGGGGTGTCGAATTTCGGTGATTGGAACTCACAGATAATGCTGTTGATAGACGGGCGTCCAACCACCGAACAGTATGGAGGGACCCATAGTATCGATGTGTCAAGTGTGACTATAGGCAATATCGACCGTATTGAGTTTATCAAGGGACCGGCGTCGTCACTTTATGGAAGCAATGCCTTCTTCGGTATCATCAACCTGATCACTGCCGTACCGGAGGAGAACTCGCTGGTGGTTAATAGTAGCTACTTCTGGGACACCGAGCATACTGGCAATAGTGCGCGCTTACTCCATCAGTTCGATAACGATCTTTCGGTTTTTGTTACCGGCTCCTGGCTCGACCGCAAGGGCAGCGATCTGTATTTCAAGGAGCTAAGTGTCCTGGCAGAGGACGATCTTGCTTTGGATGATGATGGCTACTATCAATACTATCTCGACTCAAACTCTTTCACTGGCGGTGTTGCTCAACACATGAATACCATGGAAGACCTCTCCACCACCGGCAAGATCAAGTGGCGTGAGCTAAGCCTGGGATTCCGGTTCGCGCGTACGGACAACGGTATTCCACATGGTTTCTACGGTGCTCTGTTCAACCGGCCGGAGAACTCAGTTTGGGAACAACGCTATTCTGTCGATCTTGCCTACAGTGGGACAGTGTCCACTGGCTTTGAACTCACAACGAGGCTCTCTTACAACCACTACAGTTGGTGGGATAAAATCCTGTACAATTACTACGAATGGGAAGCCGAGCCGGACTATCTGCCGGGGCCGATCTGGAAAGATTCGGAATTGAACGAAAGTTATGGACTCGAAACCAGAGCCAATGTGGATTTCAGCGAAAAGAACACGGCTGTGTTGGGCGCCGAAGTTCAGTTTCATAAGATAAGACACGAGTCGGGGGAGGCTGATGCTACCGGTGACAATATTGTCTACGACTACATACCCAAAGACAACGCGCAAAACGAAGGGCAGGTTTACAATGTGTATGCTCAGGACGAACACCAGCTTTCCGATAAGCTGAAGCTCGTTGGGGGATTACATTTCAACCACTATACATACACGACCGGAAAAGTGATGCCAAAGGCGGCCATTATCTTCAGGCCGAATTATCAAAGCACTGTTAAGCTGGTAGCCAGTCGAGGCTTTAGATCGCCCAGCTTTTATGAAATCACTTTCGACGATGGCTTCCTCTTTATAGCCAACGAGGATTTGGAGCCACAATTGATCACCAGTTACGAGTTGATCTTGTCGCACGAGTTTCCTTTTGGCTTCAGCGCCCAAATGGCCGGCAACTTGTCCCAAATGACTGATTTGATTGTGCAAACAGTGATTGACGATACTGATCCGGCACATCCCGGCGGCGACTATCTTGAGGAAGTGTCACAGTTTCGCAACCTCGGCGAGATGTCAACCCAAAGCGTAGAATTGTCGCTACATCGTAGCCCCATCTACGGTCTTGGCGGATTCGCCAATGTTACCTACCAGAAGGCAACTGTGAAAGGAGCCGATGAGGATGTACTGGCATTCAATTCGCCCAAGTGGCTTGGAAATTTCGGACTCACATATCAGGTCGTACCGGGCCGTTTCTCGGTCTCATCAAAAGTGAACTATGTCAGCACTCTCAAATGTTGGGACGGTTCTTTCCTTGACGAGCGATTTGTGATTGATGCCAATCTCAGTTTCAAGAAAGTGGCGGGTTTCTTCGACGCTGCACTCGGAGTCAAAAACATCCTCGACGAAGAGTACAGTGTTCCACTTAACTACGACTATGCGCCGACGGTTAACATCAGGCGCCCGGGTCGTTCGGTTTATGCGGAGTTGTCAACGTCGGTGGGCTGGTAA
- the mobB gene encoding molybdopterin-guanine dinucleotide biosynthesis protein B: MVELGIVGGRNSGKTTLVEALVHRLVKLNHSVATVKHTAHNHLFDQPGKDTHRHRQAGAGMTLAVSDSEVALFSDSSTEHREKLMRAMATMFDICLVEGDRSAERPKVFLSRNRKPDSPVLPTNIVTVYGPELDGVTVPRYELDDVDGLVGFIVDRFLTPTAEGASA; the protein is encoded by the coding sequence ATGGTTGAGTTGGGAATCGTCGGCGGCCGGAACTCCGGCAAGACCACCCTTGTTGAGGCCTTAGTGCATCGACTGGTCAAACTCAACCACAGTGTGGCGACGGTCAAACATACCGCCCACAATCACCTTTTTGACCAGCCGGGAAAAGATACCCATCGCCACCGACAGGCAGGCGCCGGAATGACGTTGGCCGTGAGCGATTCGGAAGTGGCCTTATTCTCCGATTCGTCGACCGAACACAGAGAGAAACTTATGAGAGCCATGGCCACCATGTTTGACATCTGTCTGGTGGAGGGTGATCGTTCCGCCGAGCGCCCGAAAGTCTTCCTGTCACGAAACCGAAAGCCAGACTCTCCTGTGCTACCGACCAATATTGTCACTGTCTACGGTCCCGAACTCGACGGCGTAACGGTGCCCCGGTACGAGTTGGACGACGTGGACGGGTTGGTTGGGTTCATAGTCGACAGATTCCTCACACCGACCGCGGAGGGAGCCAGTGCTTAA
- a CDS encoding response regulator, whose amino-acid sequence MKSLSIRTQIILLVLALVSVALVSLAFLTTNQLIGQLHDSLERKAKSLSDIMSESVGPGLEFQDSSFVADVVRGAFADEDVVGLCICGPGDVAVYRVLHDDVPPHLIDACPPADTVVVLHEANLCIATAPIMFRDQLVGDIWIAVSQESMYNQVYSSVSAMLIGSVLVLGLILFVGSWLSRRIVRPIRLFEAASERIREGDMVSSIEVPIVHKDFLSLGRAFNAMQKALRSAFEQVQSRTKELQNELAERRKTEEALQFTQFSVDHAAEPSFWMDSNARLVYVNEAACQSLGYSREELISKTLHDIDPNYPIEVWEQHWSDIKKHRSFTLETFHRAKDGRDIPVEVTVNFMEYMGKEYNCAFARDISERKKAEQQEGELREKLDRAERMESLGILAGGVAHDLNNMLGPLVGYPELILMRLPEDSPVRKQVKRMGSSARDAADVVQDLLTLARRGRYEMQPTDLNHVVRDYIESPGFAQLTQRRQEISLDVNLTDQAATISGSAPHLAKVIMNLIVNAYDAISDGGELAIQTEVQRLSRLVSGHDRIVAGNYVLLRVRDTGTGISEADLPKIFEPYYSRKKMDSSGSGLGLSVVYGVVKDHNGYYDVLSKEGEGTEFILYFPISEDTVLVGGSDRKVGGGSETILIVDDSPEQRQLASDMLSSLGYNVVEAEHGTAAVRYMNDHSADLIVLDMIMEPGFDGLDTYSEITRTHPGQKAIIVSGFSATDRVERAQLLGAGLYVKKPYTRAALAQAVRGELDRVPSAPTAD is encoded by the coding sequence ATGAAGTCGCTGTCGATTCGCACTCAGATAATTCTGCTGGTGCTGGCGTTAGTGTCGGTTGCCCTGGTTTCACTTGCCTTTCTGACAACCAATCAACTGATCGGGCAACTGCACGACAGTCTGGAACGGAAGGCTAAAAGCCTGAGCGACATAATGTCGGAAAGTGTGGGGCCGGGACTTGAGTTTCAGGACAGTTCGTTCGTGGCGGATGTGGTCAGAGGCGCCTTTGCCGATGAAGATGTCGTCGGCCTTTGCATCTGTGGTCCGGGGGACGTGGCGGTTTACCGTGTTCTTCATGACGATGTGCCGCCGCACCTGATCGACGCCTGCCCACCGGCCGACACCGTTGTGGTGTTGCACGAAGCCAATCTCTGCATAGCTACAGCACCGATCATGTTCCGGGATCAATTGGTAGGGGATATCTGGATCGCCGTTTCACAGGAGTCTATGTACAACCAGGTGTACTCTAGTGTCTCGGCCATGCTAATTGGTTCTGTATTGGTCTTGGGCCTGATTTTATTTGTGGGCTCGTGGTTGTCGCGAAGAATCGTCCGGCCGATTAGACTATTCGAAGCTGCTTCTGAGAGAATACGCGAGGGCGACATGGTGTCATCTATTGAAGTACCGATTGTCCACAAGGACTTTCTCTCCTTGGGGAGGGCTTTCAATGCCATGCAGAAGGCGTTGCGTAGCGCCTTTGAGCAGGTTCAGAGTCGCACCAAAGAGCTGCAAAACGAGCTGGCCGAGCGGAGGAAAACGGAAGAAGCGTTGCAGTTTACACAGTTTTCTGTGGATCATGCCGCTGAACCCAGTTTTTGGATGGACTCGAATGCGCGCCTGGTTTATGTCAATGAAGCAGCTTGTCAGTCACTTGGATACAGCAGAGAGGAACTGATCTCGAAGACACTGCACGACATCGATCCGAACTACCCAATAGAGGTTTGGGAACAGCATTGGAGCGATATCAAGAAACATCGTTCGTTCACTCTGGAAACCTTTCATCGAGCGAAGGATGGTCGGGACATTCCGGTCGAAGTTACGGTGAATTTCATGGAATACATGGGCAAGGAATACAACTGTGCCTTTGCCCGCGATATTAGTGAACGCAAGAAGGCAGAGCAACAAGAGGGGGAGCTTCGCGAAAAACTGGATCGGGCCGAGCGCATGGAATCGCTGGGTATTCTGGCCGGTGGCGTGGCCCATGATCTGAATAATATGCTCGGGCCGTTGGTCGGATACCCCGAGCTCATACTGATGAGGCTCCCCGAGGACAGTCCAGTGCGCAAGCAGGTGAAGCGTATGGGCAGTTCCGCTCGTGATGCCGCCGATGTGGTCCAGGACTTGTTGACGCTGGCTCGAAGGGGTCGCTATGAAATGCAGCCGACCGATCTGAACCATGTGGTAAGAGACTACATCGAATCACCCGGGTTCGCTCAACTCACACAGCGCCGACAGGAAATCTCCCTTGACGTCAATCTGACCGATCAAGCCGCTACGATTTCCGGATCAGCGCCCCACTTGGCCAAAGTGATCATGAACCTGATCGTCAATGCCTATGACGCTATCTCGGACGGCGGTGAGTTGGCGATTCAGACGGAGGTTCAAAGGTTGAGCCGGTTGGTAAGCGGGCATGATCGGATCGTGGCAGGAAACTATGTGTTGCTGCGCGTACGCGACACTGGTACCGGAATCTCCGAAGCTGACTTGCCAAAAATATTCGAGCCGTACTATTCCAGGAAGAAAATGGACTCCAGCGGCAGCGGCCTGGGTCTCTCGGTTGTATATGGTGTGGTCAAGGATCACAACGGCTACTATGACGTTCTCTCCAAAGAGGGCGAGGGAACGGAGTTCATCTTGTACTTCCCGATTTCGGAGGATACGGTGCTGGTTGGTGGATCGGACAGGAAAGTCGGCGGCGGTAGCGAGACCATACTGATCGTGGATGACTCCCCCGAGCAGCGTCAGTTAGCCAGCGACATGCTTTCCAGTTTGGGTTACAACGTCGTTGAAGCCGAACATGGAACGGCGGCTGTCCGCTACATGAATGACCACAGCGCGGACCTCATCGTGCTTGACATGATAATGGAACCTGGGTTTGATGGTTTGGACACCTACAGCGAAATCACGAGGACGCATCCAGGTCAAAAAGCTATCATAGTGAGCGGCTTTTCGGCAACCGACCGGGTTGAACGAGCACAACTGTTGGGTGCCGGCCTCTATGTCAAAAAGCCCTACACTCGGGCTGCGCTGGCCCAAGCGGTTCGGGGCGAACTGGATCGAGTGCCTTCTGCACCAACTGCCGACTAG
- a CDS encoding MOSC domain-containing protein, translating into MTSSAKIHSISVSKETGTKKQNVRSVRLVMNHGIDGDAHAGSGRQVSLLPIESFAKLDGNLVQLNPGVFAENVTTTGLDFNDVKVGRKLRIGKVAELEITQIGKECHHGCHIRRIVGDCIMPREGVFARVLKGGEIQVGDSLAWE; encoded by the coding sequence GTGACTTCATCCGCGAAGATCCATAGTATCTCCGTGTCAAAAGAGACCGGTACCAAGAAACAGAATGTTCGCAGCGTCCGGCTGGTAATGAACCACGGTATTGATGGTGACGCTCACGCCGGTTCCGGGCGCCAGGTATCTTTGTTGCCGATCGAGTCGTTCGCCAAGCTGGACGGTAATCTGGTTCAACTCAATCCGGGCGTTTTCGCCGAGAACGTGACCACTACCGGTCTTGACTTTAACGACGTCAAAGTCGGCCGGAAACTGAGAATCGGCAAGGTGGCCGAGCTTGAGATAACGCAGATCGGCAAAGAGTGCCATCACGGTTGCCACATCCGTCGAATCGTCGGCGACTGCATCATGCCGCGCGAGGGTGTTTTTGCACGCGTACTCAAGGGCGGTGAGATTCAGGTCGGCGACTCGCTGGCATGGGAGTAA
- the moaC gene encoding cyclic pyranopterin monophosphate synthase MoaC, whose protein sequence is MNKLSHTDNDGRARMVDVVDKEVTHRTATAEVIVLLNAETLELVRENRAAKGDVLTVAKLAGIQAAKRTSELIPLCHPVGLDHVDVEFKLNDSGNTITITATATCLARTGVEMEALTACSVAALTVYDMLKAVQKDIVISGLRLLKKTGGRSGDFIREDP, encoded by the coding sequence ATGAACAAACTCAGCCATACCGACAACGACGGCAGGGCGCGCATGGTCGACGTGGTCGATAAGGAAGTCACGCATCGCACCGCCACGGCTGAGGTCATCGTTTTGCTTAACGCCGAAACGCTCGAACTGGTTCGTGAGAACCGAGCGGCCAAAGGAGATGTTCTCACCGTGGCCAAATTGGCCGGTATCCAGGCAGCCAAGCGGACATCGGAGTTGATTCCGCTTTGTCATCCGGTAGGGCTGGACCATGTCGATGTGGAATTCAAGCTTAATGATTCAGGCAACACAATCACGATCACCGCCACCGCCACCTGTCTGGCCCGCACGGGCGTTGAGATGGAAGCGCTCACTGCGTGCAGCGTGGCTGCCTTAACCGTCTATGACATGTTGAAAGCAGTGCAGAAAGATATTGTTATCTCAGGTCTCAGACTGCTGAAGAAAACCGGAGGACGCAGTGGTGACTTCATCCGCGAAGATCCATAG
- a CDS encoding MogA/MoaB family molybdenum cofactor biosynthesis protein produces the protein MSFSVGVIIMSDRAASGEREDGCLPVIEEAIKGTDFNLEQSLLISDSPEAIRDALGDYIARGISLILTSGGTGCTSRDNTPEVTLSLLDKPTPGLDEAIRAFSREKSPYASFSRAVSGVAGKSYIINMPGSPKAVGEIIQFLLPIIAHPLKLIAGAITDCQQDLTDK, from the coding sequence ATGAGTTTTTCAGTGGGCGTCATCATAATGTCGGATCGGGCCGCCTCGGGTGAGAGGGAGGACGGGTGCCTGCCGGTGATTGAGGAGGCTATCAAAGGTACGGATTTCAACCTCGAACAATCTTTGCTTATCTCGGACTCACCGGAAGCTATTCGTGATGCGCTTGGTGATTACATCGCGCGCGGTATCAGTCTTATCCTGACCTCCGGCGGCACCGGGTGTACCAGTCGCGACAACACCCCGGAGGTGACGCTATCGCTGCTTGACAAACCGACGCCGGGCCTGGACGAAGCAATCCGAGCATTCAGCCGTGAGAAGTCGCCGTATGCATCTTTCTCCCGTGCCGTTTCCGGGGTGGCCGGGAAGTCCTACATTATAAATATGCCCGGCTCACCTAAAGCGGTGGGGGAGATTATTCAGTTTCTCCTGCCGATCATCGCGCATCCGCTCAAGCTGATCGCCGGCGCCATAACCGACTGCCAACAGGATTTGACCGACAAGTGA